The Kosmotoga olearia TBF 19.5.1 sequence TATTGGTGGAATAGTATCAAACAGTCTGGCTCTGATTTCAGATTCTCTTCACAATCTCACTGATTCAAGCTCGATGATTGTGAGCTACTCAGCAAAAAGAATTGCGCGAAAAAAACGAACACCGTTTCATACCTACGGTTTCAAGAGAGCAGAGATCCTGGCAGCTGCACTGAACTCAATTGTTCTTCTTGCCATTGCGCTTTTCCTTTTTGTGGAAGCATTCAAAAAAGTTTTTACCCCTTCGGAAATAAACGGTACAGTCATGTTGACAGTTGCAGTTATTGGCTTACTCGGCAACCTCTTCACGGCCATTTTACTATTCAATGACGCAAAAAAGAGCTTGAACGTGAAATCGACTTTCATACATATCGTAAGTGACACTCTCTCTTCGGTATTCGTAATAATCGCTGCCGTTCTCATAAGGAATTACGGCTGGATAATTCTTGATCCCCTGTTTACCGGAGTCGTTGGTGTTTTCATACTCTTTCAATCCATTTCCATATTGAAAGAATCCGTTCATATTCTCATGCAGGGAACTCCAAAGGATATTGAACTAGAAAAGATCTCAAAAGAAATCGAGAAATTTGATTTTGTGAAAAATGTTCATCATCTCCATGTATGGACAACAGATGGGCACGACAAATATCTCGAATGTCACGTGGAACTCTTTGACAATAATCTGGAAAAAGCCGATGCCTATTTAGATGAAATAAACGATCTTCTAGAGAAACAGTTCCATATAGAGCATTCTACAATCCAATTTGAAAGGGATCGTTGTAAGAAGAATGGAAAGCAATAAAAACATTTACTACAGCCCAACCAAACAAGGACTTAAGGAAATGGAAGAGAAATTATCAGTATATTTGATAAAACATCTTTTTTGAAATTGACTGTACCGCTTTTTTGGTAACAATAAGTACCTTTTATGATAAAATTTCTTTGGGCGATGGGGTCCGCCCTAATTGCCAAAAGGCTGATGACTCCTATCTCTATGAGGTAGGAGTTTTTATTTTTTTGATAGGATGGTCGATGCCTATGAAACACAATCAGAAGAAAGAGAATCAGGCGTATTTCACCCTTCTTGACCTAATTGAAAACGAAAAAAACGTATGTCCCATATGTTTGGCAACGGAAAAAAGCGTTGTCAATTACTTTGATATACTACTCTATGAGCTGGTTAATGACCCAAGAATCATGGGAACAATTGACAATGCAATGGGTTTTTGCAAAAAGCACACTGCACTCCTTATGTCAATGGGTGATCCCTTTGGACAATCAATAATATACAAAAGTATTCTTGAACAGGCAACTAAAGTTCTACCATCTCTACTATTAAAACCAAAGAATAATGTTAAACTCTTTAAGAACAAACGCTCGTTGATCTACGAAACCATTAAAAGTCGTTGCCCCGCTTGCGCCTTAGAGAAAGAATTCGAAAAATTGTATATCAATGAGTTTATTTCAGCTCTTGAAAAACAGGAATTTAGAGAATATTTTTCACTGTCAAATGGTTTATGTATACCACATTTCATCAAAATCATGGAAGCATGCAAGAATCGAAACTCGGCTACTTTTTTGTTTAATACTCAGCTTAAAATAATGAATAACATAATAGCTGAATTGGGCGAATTTATCAGAAAAAATGATTATAGATTTTCAAAAGAACGCATAAACAACGAGAAAGATGCATGGAAAAGAGCTGCAAGGCTTCTAGGAGGCAAACATATTTTAGATAAATTACACTAAGGATTGTTGAAAAAAGAGGGGGAGAATAATGCAGGTAAAAAAATTCGGCGAAAAAGTGTTGAAAAATATAGCTAAAGTAATCATTGGAAAAGACAACGTTATAGAAAAAACACTCGCAGTTATGATAAGCGGTGGTCACGTTCTTTTGAACGATGTTCCAGGTGTTGGAAA is a genomic window containing:
- a CDS encoding DUF6062 family protein, which gives rise to MIGWSMPMKHNQKKENQAYFTLLDLIENEKNVCPICLATEKSVVNYFDILLYELVNDPRIMGTIDNAMGFCKKHTALLMSMGDPFGQSIIYKSILEQATKVLPSLLLKPKNNVKLFKNKRSLIYETIKSRCPACALEKEFEKLYINEFISALEKQEFREYFSLSNGLCIPHFIKIMEACKNRNSATFLFNTQLKIMNNIIAELGEFIRKNDYRFSKERINNEKDAWKRAARLLGGKHILDKLH
- a CDS encoding cation diffusion facilitator family transporter, which encodes MAYSHRKKHGHSHSFEDTSERRLLFSIVLNLGITLVEFIGGIVSNSLALISDSLHNLTDSSSMIVSYSAKRIARKKRTPFHTYGFKRAEILAAALNSIVLLAIALFLFVEAFKKVFTPSEINGTVMLTVAVIGLLGNLFTAILLFNDAKKSLNVKSTFIHIVSDTLSSVFVIIAAVLIRNYGWIILDPLFTGVVGVFILFQSISILKESVHILMQGTPKDIELEKISKEIEKFDFVKNVHHLHVWTTDGHDKYLECHVELFDNNLEKADAYLDEINDLLEKQFHIEHSTIQFERDRCKKNGKQ